In Episyrphus balteatus chromosome 4, idEpiBalt1.1, whole genome shotgun sequence, the sequence aaaacaaaaacaatttgttattttatttctgtATCACCTACCTACTAGTTAATGAATCGATTtctacgaaattaaaaaaaaaaagttttattgtttttttttaactaaggggcaatttttcaatagtcagataaacctcagttagagcttattcctaggcatatctacttttttatattgacttAATTCGTTTGATCTAactgattgaaaaatcagggctaggAACAACTAAATTTGGatttaaaagttcaatttttttgtaagtaattttttgaaaacgttacGTAAatcctatacaaaaaaaaaaaaaaaaaaacaatacaaaaaataaaatgtacgactgtGTTGCACGAACTTGGTCTTAgagcaaaattgttttaatacaaaaaaagaactgTAAACAAAATTGGTAAATGTAGGAATGTAGGTACTCgtatatgaaaagaaatttaaaaaattcttttttcataGGACAAAAATaacgtattaaaaaaataatacaatttgattttttctatttagatgcatatttaagaaaaaatcaaaaccgtTAGAAccgtttaaaaaattgattgatttaattttttataaataatttttgaacaattttgtttGGATAAATTTGGtatgatattttgaagaaaaacggTTCAGGTGATTAGGTTTTGTATACAGCAGGGGCGTAGCTACCGCTGGCGCTGTATCAGCTGAATCCATGTAACAAGGCCCCCGGGATATAGGGGCCCCCAAAGATACGGAGCACAAGACGCGTGCAAAAACGTTCACTAAAatctattaatttaaaatattttattattaaaattgttatgataattattttttttacatgcgTCTATGTAACTTCGCGTCCATAGCCTTTTTTTTTCCCCTACTACAACTTCAACATGTAAtcactttttttaattcgaaGGCCCGCAAATCAGGACGAAAGTGAGTCTCGCATGTTCATCTGTCTGTCTCTATAACGatctaaagttgaaaaaaattattagcagcataagggttgTGGGAAAAGTTTGGATAAATGGCATATgaaagggaaaaataaattggggGATTATAAAATAACCTcagaaatattaagaaaaatgaaaaaatgagatttattggtttttgattcttatctcttacaaaaattgtttgattttaacaaaatgtggctaaaaattactttatgttttttacctatttgaaatgttattttatcaaaatattatttttcaatcaaaaaagttaccgacaattttttttgatttttgaaatgtatGAAATTctgttatttagattaaaatatttgttaaagCTATGTAGAAAAATTACACTTTTGtttcagaaaatattgagaacaatggaaaaaacaaaactacgatttttaagatcgattttttcaTAATTGACAGTAATATTCACGCGAAATTTTTTCCcacagaaacaaaattatacttttctagtggCCTTTGACAATGAGTTTGAATCTAGCACTAGTTTGCTAAGTTTTTCAGACATCGAATTTTCAAAGCATATGCGGGTTtctgctaataatttttgtttcagaAATTATTTTCACTGGTCTACAAGCCACTAATTCAATTTCAAGGaagtttttattacaaaaacttTACTATATTGCTTAGAtataaattgcaaataaaattcagaaaacattttttttttttgaaaatggaatattttttttttagatgttgataaaCACTTGCTTAGTTATATAAAGTTAGGAGGGCCCCCCAAAATAATTTGGATACAGGCCCCCCCACAGGGCTAGCTACGCCACtggtatacagacagacagaattgcgagacccaattttttgacatttaggtACCTCAAGTCAATCTTGTCCCATAGAATCTATAAACTAGTCTTTATCAACATTAACAAATACTAAAATATTTGGGTATTGGCtgacatttttttagattttgacaTTATTGgcaaaattgtcttttttaataattcttgatgagaaaaataaaaaaaagttactttaaGTTCTTAAATATTTCAATCTTTTTTCGTAATAAAGGCATCAATCCATGATGTGGTTATCTAATTTCCATGACAAATTTTAAACGTTAGGTAACTATgtagattttttcttcaaattaatcTTCACAACGGAACGGAATaccaaaaaactttattaaatttgttcgtttttttgTCATCCAAGACCTATAACTtctctttaaaaacaaatatttatttatatacgtTTTTCTTTAGACTTTATGGGACTGATTACGAAGACCCCGGGTGGCAACTGCcatactttgatttttttgaaaaagattttttttgaaaagaaacaaTAAATAGCTGAAAAGGACTTACTTTTGATTAAACTCTTCCCATTCGTGTGTTTTCTTGCTGAGCTTTTCACTGACTTCTTTACTAAATGCTTTTGTGTTTGAATGTTCATTTTCAAGACaatcatatttcttttttaactataaaatttaGAAATGATACAGtttagttactttaagcatttTATTATGATTTATTTCATTAACAAACCTCTTCGAACtccttttgttttttgctttgattcttggttttttcttcgatttcttttttaaaaatactacaTTTTTGCTCATaaattttcttacttttattcaATTCAGTTTGGCTTTCTTCAAGATTTTTCTTAAGTGTCTATATTTAacatatcaaacaaaaattgatttataaaacATTCAAATCCCAAGTTACTTGACGCTTACATTAACTTCTTCTAAGAGAGTTTTAACCTCAGTTTCATGTTCTTTATTTGAAGATGGTTCTTTGGGCTTATCACTTGcttgtagtttttcaatttgttttataaaatcatccaaaaattgttgcttttaaaaaggaagaaaattaaaattactcaaattaataaaaaaaaaaaaaaatgcgttcaGATTACTCtttcaattttaagtttatttttcactTCCTCAAGTAGCTTCAAATCTCCATGTTCTTTAACAAAAGTATCACCAatctttaaagaaatatttatttattattatcaaccttttttggaataaaataattatttacttCTCTTGGTGAGCTTGTTAAACTGTCAAGGGTATCTatcatttcaaatttctgttgaGCAAAGTTCTTCCAAGAAGATTTGAGCTCTTCTAATGACTTTTTATCtgtgattaaataaaataggtaaAGAATCAAAACTTCAACCAATTATGAAGCGGAATCAGAGGAAGTGGAAATTGGTTTAGAACAAGGTTTCAAGTTAAGACCTCTTTTGTTTGCTCTTTTCATTAATGTAATTGAGTACTTTCTACAGATTGAATAAAGAGTCAATTAAAATCTTCTAAAAAGAGTCTATAAAATTAGTTGATGATATAATAGTATTTTTATAATAGGATCTGAAGCCAAAAAACCTGCCAGTCTTTTAAACTTGATATTAAGAAGCAGGTTTCTATAAACCTCAGTTCTCATATATTTATTGTTTATACATGCCTCGAAACCAAAAACAAGAAGCTCTAAAGACTGTTATTTCGTCTtggtttcaatttcaaaaagtcTGTTTCATATTTATTATATAAACGAAGCTTACCACACGTCACAATGACCTTTGAAGTTTGATTTCTTGTGATTAAATGTCcttcattatttttgaatacacAAATAAGTTTTACGTCCCTGTCTTCTTTGGGCAGTTCATCTTTAACCAAATTATATTTACTCATGAAATGCTCCTaagaatttaaagttttataaatttttgatcGGATAATAGTTAAAATTAAAGCACCTGAGAATTCTGAAGTTTTTCTTTAGCAGCTTCATATGATTgaagttttcttttaaatgaagCCATTTCAGCTTTTTTactaatttcagatattttgtcTGAACTTTGAAATCTTGGTGTTTGCTCTTTgctttgaactaaaaaaaaaaattctgaggAGGTGAACAACACATTATAAATCTTTGATTTCTAATACCACTTCGATGGGAATTGAAACAACTTCTAGTTGAGGGTAAAGAACTTGGCTTGGGCAGTTTTAAGTTCATCAAAGATACTGAAGAAGATGTAACTTCCTGTTTCTTAGTTTTAGTTCTTATAACATTTTTGGAATCAGTAGTTGAAGTTTTAGACACCTTacgtagagaaaaaaaaataattaactttcctaacataaaacaaaacatacTTCTCTTTTTGTTGGAATTTTTGAATTAGAAGAATCAcccttaaatacaaaaataaatatattaaaaaagagattttaaaaagttgaaatgcaaacaaaaaatgaaaatttcttaCAATTCCACTATTTTTCAAAGATGTTTTAGGCGTtgatggaatttttgtttgcaattttgaatctgacaaaaaaatagtaatatGTGAGGTCAagaacgacaaaaaaaaataaaatcaccaaCCACTTTTTTCTGAATCGGGTTTTAAGGAGTCCATTCCGAACAAATAGCGCaatatatcaattttaaaagcttgaaagattttaaaaaatataacaaactaATATCGAAAATATCCCGTACCTAATGGATTGATTATtcgaaattattttatataaattttatttgaaattgaaatgacttatttttcgaaagaaatatgaattagattttctttttaattttttgtataagtagaaaattataaactcCCAACAAAATGCAGAATTTTTTGGTGTATGTTCTTATGTCTTAAAACAGGTTATGTTAGAATAACGATGTATAATATTCAAATGCAGTTACTCAcaagaataaattgaaatttattcaaTCAGGTTAAAATGTAAGAACACAATTATAATGATGTTTTTCTCAGTGTACCACTCGGGATGAACCCttgtaaaaacaaattgtattgtTAACACCTTAAATTTAATTGTCTAAATAGAATgactatattattatttttattgtttaaaaaaaagaagaaccaaTCAGATTATGTTAACTTGTTTGCATTTtatcaacaaaacttttttaattgaaattacaTAATTATAAAGAAAATGGAACAATAAATTGTTGTTTGATTGAGAACTGCTCTTAATCAAAATAATGCTTATAGTTCaatcgaattaaaataaaatgtttttactttaagtggatttatatattttggccaagctttgaataaattccatttcATTACAGAGATAATACCTTACTGGTTAAAATGTCAGTGCTTAAAAGAAAGTCTCTAGAACAAGAACTTGAAGAGTCACGAGTTAAAGCGAGAAAAAGAAGATAATTTGTAATGATTCCAAGATCAAAGAAGTATGCTGCACTGCAAATGTAAAAACTGGAATTATGTAAGTGATCAAACTACATAAACCTAACCTTATAAAAATCTTCGTATAAAAAGAAACACATTATTTAGTTATCCATACTCATTCTTTAAACCTAATAATAACCTTAGTCACatacttataaataatttaaatttcaaaatacaaaatcaaaaacttacaaGTGAATACAATTTTTCCATGTCTTTAATTGAATAGGCGACATTTCTGTGTCGATTCGATCACACGCAACAAATCAATGTTGATCACTACCTAGATTAGCAATTAAATTGCCATACAAACGCACACCCCCAATATGCAACATAACCTCTTTTTTATATGAGCTTTACTTTGCAAAATGAGTCCACTTTATTCCGCAAAGAAAATCAGAGTAAATCAATTAGGGACTTATTTATGCAAGCACGTTGGCACAAGGAAGGGGTTTTCGTCAAGGTATGATGaattaataacgaagaaaaaataacaaaaataataaaaaattattaaaatttttaattgaattatgaTGAATTAATATCGgggaaaattcaattttggttGAATCTTTAGAAATTCAAATTGCGTTCTTTTTAGAGCAAAACTCTTTCTAAAGCGGTTTTAGGACCTCAAATGTTTTCACTGTTGTTGTTTTGGTCGAACCAAgacaaaaaccttttaaaacTATTAATTGTCtacatataattaatttttccatattatttaagttttgtaaccttacaaaaacttaaataatatggaaaaattacctaataatttcttaagaaaaaaaattttatctcggttatttatggaatattctcaacaatgttttacattttgaaaagagaattgaacacacaaacttttaaggtaactttccgaaacatcgtagtgcattttttttacactacggttcattgaattagagtcatgtaaaaaattttgggcaaaaagtaatatttgctttaaaactgatgcagctgagttaattttttttaatgcattaagaagcagggttattcaaggttccgtaacaaaagaaaaaaatgagaaaaattaaggtttgtagtcacggcacatgaaaaaccgtcacaggatgaccattttttcaattttttttttcgaatgcccatagctcccaaaatatatggctgcgattttgtttactatttttctgataattGTCACCACCTagcctatctaccgttttcgtttcgacgttgacttttgggacaccctgtataaatctCCTTTTTCtattcataaaattatttccaaaaacaCTACAAAGAACCAATAACattaactttttatataaacaaaaacttactaCGGTCCTTGATTGAGCATAAATTATGTATCAATACTGTGACTATGAGGAAGTTTCCGATTGTTACCAATtggattttaaatttcatttgaagAAAGTCACTCAAAAACCACCCACTACTCACTAACTCACTCAATTGAAGATCGCTTAAGAACCTTCGTATCTAGTTCTCGATAGACAAGCATCAACTgtgatttttttgcttgtgtTTGTATTTTGTGATAACAATCTGAATCTACTCGCATCGCATAGATGTACCTCATGCCTATTTTATTTTGAGAGTTAAGCTTTGGAGCACATTCTTGAGATATTCTATCTCTTAACATAGTCAAGAAATTAAGATTAAATGTCAGTGTCGGTAGATATTCGAGATCAGTTGTTGGAGAATACGCCAAGCTATCGGGTAAtcggagtttaaaaaaaatatttcgtcttGAAAAGGATTATAATTGAAGTTGAGTAAAGTAAATTCAAAGGATATATCTGAGGTGCGAAggaattttgtaataaaactaTTGGGTTCtaaggatattttatttgatttgactttgttttgaatttaagGATACGCGTTATGGCAACAATGGAAGGCGGTAAATTGTTGCATGGTTAAATCGCAGTATCAGTGAAGCATGATTTATGTTGATTTTTCTTTAGTGAAATTGTGAAATACTTTTCAATGCTTGAATTATTGTTGTGTAGCTATAGCTATTTTGAGACTTCAAGATATCATTAATTGAGCTCTATTATGTTCTATTTGTGTGTAGAATTGATTTAATAGTTCCatgatttcaagaaaaaaaaaaaaagatgaaaagaaaattttcaatattaatatcaaaaataatgccATATTTGTTCAAAGTTGTTAtaagtccaaaatttaaaaacaattaaaagttCAAAATCAACAATCAGCGATAAAAACATAAATccttaattttaacaaaaaaatccctgaaaaaaaaaacttgaaaccaatttaaataaaatacttttttaaatacttaCCTTTAAGACATTCAATTATAACCCTTGTTTGTCagcaccattttttttttttctataaacgtGGGTCAAAATCGCCCAGAATAACATTTGATCGTTCGTCATTTTGATATTAATTGGCGAAAAAGTGCGCAGCTGATTTTCAAGAAGCTATTAATTAGTGAAAAAtgtgttgaaaatttaaaaatatagtttGAAAGAAATAGCTCGCAGGAATTTTTTGAGCTAAATAGTTAATAAGATTGATATACTTGATTTTCGAACTTAGAATGGAAAATGACACTTCTGTCTTCAAACTTCAATGGCCCTAAGTAATAGGCCGCATTTAGAGAAcactcgattttaacaaaaaaacaaaaaaaaatacatctcacttccaaattaaaaaagtgctataattttaaaatcgaatTAGTTACAGGTGATCTGCTTCCAAGCCAATTCCAAACTTAGTGGTTAgatttatgttttattaatttcactgtgttcgaaaatggaactttttttccgacagagggctctcatgtctactaaagataattcgagtatgctgaacacgatggcgtactcagtttttctggattaggtcaaataagaaagatttttgcgtttgaaattttgtttgcacatgccaaaaatgagggtataaaacaccatatattttccaattttaaattttttatcgatgtaaaatgacgaaaaatctattttttgaaaagtattattcgtaaaagaatttatcgaaaaaaaatgtgtcgAATGACATTtgaaatcattatttaaaaaaaaaaaaacgtcgatttttcttcaatttttcttgtatttttcgttttacttaaattaaaatgcagcactcggtggcaacgatttgatCTTGTGTTTCGGGATAGAATAtggctttgtttacaaatacgaataggcagaacctacctacctacctacaatattggttaagcttaagagtgaaaaaaaactcaaatttttagtttataaaataaaaaaattacaaaatgtttaaatgcaatacatatgtaggggaagtggggggcaaaatcgttttcttactatgttgtatgacaaaaaaaaaataaaactggcaAAACTTGCAAATGAAAAAGGGGCTTTTGGTACGATCGGCCATGTCTGAAAGTATgagcaagtttttttgaaactccGAAAAAGTTACGGAAAGGAaacttttgtgatttttcaacaaatcattacagtttatgttaaaagtaagttgcacttttaacagtgagatagttaaagttttaaacttattcttttttataatgaaagttggatattcaagagtatttttttgtgaaagagtgAATCCCAAAGGTTtgaaccttaagaaaaaaaatagtttttgaacttaaaaaaaaattaaataaatatattgataccatgcctgattttgtaattaaatatctacatctacatatgtataatattccagagtactaacacataaaagatgtgtacaaaaaaatttttgaattttcgtataaatttgtacctttatagttaaaaaatttaagaaaaagtgaaaaaaaaagtcgacgttttttgccataaaataatgatttaaaatgtcattcgacacattttttttcaaataacttcttttacgtataatccttccaaaaaatagattttccattattttacatcgatacaaaatcaaaaatttggaaaatatatggtgttttataccctcatttttggcatgtgcaaacaaaatttcaaacgcaaaaatctttcttatatgacctaatccagaaaaactgagtacgccatcgtgttcagcatactcgaattagtagacatgagagccctctgtcggttttttgaactatcacagtgtttttatttgtttttttaaaatcgagttttgctaaatttcagttttaaaaaggagaacaaaatttctatttaaaataaactaactTACGCTTTTAAACAAATGACTAACTGTGAAatgatttttagaaaacttACAATAACATTTTCAATCTTGATCTTGCAACAATTTCATAGcaaattttttctgttttcttagAAGCctaattttttccaatttcgCCTCCTACTCTTTACAATGGTGAACTACCAAAATAGTAAGTCAGTAACATCCAAACCGAAAAATCTCCTATCCTACGACATATTATATTCTTCTTTGTACtacttattaaaatttacatatttttggtactaatcatttttgatagtttcaaattattttaaataaaaagttttgttagAAAAATTACATGCATTGCTAATTCTGACTTTGTCAAAATTGTCTTACACTAACAAGTGAAATGATTAGAAGGTGAATGGTTTGGCTCCTTCCATATGTGCAAAAACTTATAACTTtgaactttcaaaaactcttcataaATATGCTTCTTCCTTTGATAAATAGACTGCtcttttttaaaccaatttttgcCTAATGTCTtaacactttttaaacattcaaaTTACAACATTATCATTTCGCTAAAATTTTCTCTGTATATGTACCAGGAGGCTGTTTCTAAAGAAGCTACATCAACTACGTCAGCAACATTTACTAAATCCACGACCCCAAAGATCAATAGTAAAGCTACATTTAATATTGGGAAATATTGTTTGTTTGTGGTcggaataattcaaaaatagtaaaattttatCTGTGAgctaatattgaaatttaaagtcGTTGATGTAGGTAGCTGATGTAATTGATGTAGATCGACGAGAAATAGGCCCCAGGAACATTGTACCTATGTACCTACATTAACCCCAagcataaataataaatttaaataaaaaccataCCTTACGAGCAAGATATTTCTTTGCACTTATTGTGTCTTCTAATGGACagaaaacaactacaaaaaagtGTTTCCTTTgtaatttatgatttttatttgttaatgtTGAAATCCTGGAGTAACCACATTCATTGATTTAATTGAAGATCAATGCAATTGGATTCCACAGGCAGTGACAAAAAGTATACATACTGTTCGTGTTTGGGTCCTAATTCCAAGAATTTTACAAGCCTTAATTCACTCATACAATTGCTTAAGTCAAAATTCATAGAAAACAAAACTCCTTTCATTAAGGTTCATTCCTGTACTTCTCAATTCTTAACGCTATCTGAAGCAacgttgttttttaaatttattatttttttgggttACGCGGTcgatttttccttaaaaattaaaattaagaaaaaaaatcactttaacCTACATAATGTAGGTAAGTAggttatttattagaaattattTCCTTTTCAACTACTAAAACTGGTTATCCTTCTTGGTGCTGTCCCTTTGATGCTTATGTAATCGCCTTGGGTATCTTTATCAAAAAGAAGCCGTCATTTCTCTGCCAAGATtctaggtaggaaagtatgtgACACTATTCCGCCATACATACCTTACGAATGAACAAACATGACAGTATATTTTTTGGACAACAATCTTCGAGCTGTGTAAAAATTTGAATGTTTTGTCTCTAAGCAATATTTCTCTATTGGTCCAAAATCACGCACATAAAGGTATAGTCAGTCGGTGAGAGgtgaccgtcgagttacttatagctacggtgaccatccgtcccggtttacccgggcctgtcccgtatttctacagcttgtcccgggttttaatttaagaaacccgggacgtataagtgtcccgtattttgtaatttgtcccgtgattgtcccgtatttgcacactCTCTGATtcttgtattcaatattttaaatactttgtacggaaaacaagaaaacaatggttgggaattgaattttttctaattttccgGATAAAGTAATAAGCCTAacatttttctaagtctccaaagtcaaaaaaactgTTGCTGCAATTaaaattgcctggacaaataaatgggatTGACAAACGTTTGAAAACtccacaggtaagaatttcgttaccttggctgcgtattgtgcaacgaaaagtaaaattttcatttacgaTTTcattgtgctggttttgtatgaaaattttcgtttcgccttTAGACtaggcttaattttttttaaatgttcttcaattatttagttccagctgcTGTTTGTAAGTATTCTACACcagttaaaatgtttttgaataaagaacaacatatggaagagtaaagaacccagataagttttaaaacttttaaggacatgttaaaagttgtgttaaaaatcatacaatttcaaaatcatttgaaataaaattaaaatgttaaaaaacagctctcccgattttgattaaaaaaatattttttagaagttatttaCAGACATTAtgataaaaccattttcttgatttgtgATTTcataaacgacttaaatgatttcaacaaaaacgctcccataaaaaAGTTTAGGAGatcttgatatcaaaaattatgaaaactcattttaaaaaatttaatttttttttttttaatcaatattttcaatgaattttttatctgtcccgggtttcgcttccagaaatatggccACCGTACTTATAGCTTATATAAGGTTAATGGTTAAAATTGGCgtcaaatgaaagatatttTGATACTAGTCGTGTTTTGGTTTTAAATCAGTTCTTAGTTATGTAAACATTTTATACTGTAAACGACAAAAAATGattaattgtatttattattttattaattcaacTGTCTGTGTAAGCTGCAGCAAACGAATACTTCTGTGCATCCTTATAAGAAATCTTTTCTTTTTGCttcccgtgcaaaattttactgagcttagttgccaataaaacacagctaataaaaagaaaaaaaaattaggttgcGAGTTTTAATATGGGAATTTATATATGGCAACtctatttcaaagaaaattatatcacatgcatacatttttcatatcTTTGTggttcaatacaaaaaaaaaaattaaaatgccaaacaaaaaagcaaaacagtgaaaatataaaaaaataatttaaggaatGAGTAGGACTACAAATAGATATGGTAACcctattcaaatgaaataaaaaaaagtaaaaaaagaactttatgCGCTTAAAGGCTTTAATATACTTAACTGTAGACGAATCTCTATAAAAACAATGTCTAATGTAAGAGCAAAAGTGCTTGGCAAATCCTTCTCAATTAACACTAAAAACAGACGAGAAGAACAATAtctgatagagttaaaggctaaaacataaattacatacatataatgTGAAACCctcttttatcttaaaaatctCGGGTGCCATCCCCAAAATACAAGACACGAAAATGACTGATACAATATAGAGTCTAATGCACCATCAATTTGGAGCACATTATTAAATTTGATGTTAACAATCATTGTGTAACTTCCTATAGGTAAGGgttcatttaaaaattgaaaacatattgATGCAACTTTTCTAAAAGTCCATCAAccatcaatatttcaaaaaaaaaaaaaaaaatgccaactCTTATCAAATTCAcactttatttttgatattgatATGCGATTCATTTCACTTCCATTCCATGTA encodes:
- the LOC129918577 gene encoding CAP-Gly domain-containing linker protein 1 isoform X2 — its product is MDSLKPDSEKNSKLQTKIPSTPKTSLKNSGIGDSSNSKIPTKREVSKTSTTDSKNVIRTKTKKQEVTSSSVSLMNLKLPKPSSLPSTRSCFNSHRSVQSKEQTPRFQSSDKISEISKKAEMASFKRKLQSYEAAKEKLQNSQEHFMSKYNLVKDELPKEDRDVKLICVFKNNEGHLITRNQTSKVIVTCDKKSLEELKSSWKNFAQQKFEMIDTLDSLTSSPREIGDTFVKEHGDLKLLEEVKNKLKIERQQFLDDFIKQIEKLQASDKPKEPSSNKEHETEVKTLLEEVNTLKKNLEESQTELNKSKKIYEQKCSIFKKEIEEKTKNQSKKQKEFEELKKKYDCLENEHSNTKAFSKEVSEKLSKKTHEWEEFNQKLKISAHKNVNLETKNKELELVIDKLQTDLKVAMNSGKDSIRDQTLKLTNEINVLKNQVMAVQKEKEIFENESKSLKNEIIKLQKIESKCLELQDQVTQANKDKLNLNQTIRDLEAKLQISQNQVFVSKDVQEELKRLQTAEDSNNEKIKTLEQDLIKAQFQVKKLEEKIVLDGKLLKVRTELIDSLQKKEHSQKVRLTDLFAEVGEKNNDLQLNSPFQIKTEILTKTEEFQNLFSTLSAKQIELTRQEHMIKLLQENNERAQKLRVRQEAKIAKLEEEIFALKNTISVYQDAVIPNNTLRRNLAIVEASRDAEFTDSLGFYVEERRKKRHIDISVKKYEK
- the LOC129918577 gene encoding CAP-Gly domain-containing linker protein 1 isoform X3, which translates into the protein MDSLKPDSEKSDSKLQTKIPSTPKTSLKNSGIGDSSNSKIPTKREVSKTSTTDSKNVIRTKTKKQEVTSSSVSLMNLKLPKPSSLPSTRSCFNSHRSVQSKEQTPRFQSSDKISEISKKAEMASFKRKLQSYEAAKEKLQNSQEHFMSKYNLVKDELPKEDRDVKLICVFKNNEGHLITRNQTSKVIVTCDKKSLEELKSSWKNFAQQKFEMIDTLDSLTSSPREIGDTFVKEHGDLKLLEEVKNKLKIERQQFLDDFIKQIEKLQASDKPKEPSSNKEHETEVKTLLEEVNTLKKNLEESQTELNKSKKIYEQKCSIFKKEIEEKTKNQSKKQKEFEELKKKYDCLENEHSNTKAFSKEVSEKLSKKTHEWEEFNQKLKISAHKNVNLETKNKELELVIDKLQTDLKVAMNSGKDSIRDQTLKLTNEINVLKNQVMAVQKEKEIFENESKSLKNLQKIESKCLELQDQVTQANKDKLNLNQTIRDLEAKLQISQNQVFVSKDVQEELKRLQTAEDSNNEKIKTLEQDLIKAQFQVKKLEEKIVLDGKLLKVRTELIDSLQKKEHSQKVRLTDLFAEVGEKNNDLQLNSPFQIKTEILTKTEEFQNLFSTLSAKQIELTRQEHMIKLLQENNERAQKLRVRQEAKIAKLEEEIFALKNTISVYQDAVIPNNTLRRNLAIVEASRDAEFTDSLGFYVEERRKKRHIDISVKKYEK
- the LOC129918577 gene encoding CAP-Gly domain-containing linker protein 1 isoform X1, with protein sequence MDSLKPDSEKSDSKLQTKIPSTPKTSLKNSGIGDSSNSKIPTKREVSKTSTTDSKNVIRTKTKKQEVTSSSVSLMNLKLPKPSSLPSTRSCFNSHRSVQSKEQTPRFQSSDKISEISKKAEMASFKRKLQSYEAAKEKLQNSQEHFMSKYNLVKDELPKEDRDVKLICVFKNNEGHLITRNQTSKVIVTCDKKSLEELKSSWKNFAQQKFEMIDTLDSLTSSPREIGDTFVKEHGDLKLLEEVKNKLKIERQQFLDDFIKQIEKLQASDKPKEPSSNKEHETEVKTLLEEVNTLKKNLEESQTELNKSKKIYEQKCSIFKKEIEEKTKNQSKKQKEFEELKKKYDCLENEHSNTKAFSKEVSEKLSKKTHEWEEFNQKLKISAHKNVNLETKNKELELVIDKLQTDLKVAMNSGKDSIRDQTLKLTNEINVLKNQVMAVQKEKEIFENESKSLKNEIIKLQKIESKCLELQDQVTQANKDKLNLNQTIRDLEAKLQISQNQVFVSKDVQEELKRLQTAEDSNNEKIKTLEQDLIKAQFQVKKLEEKIVLDGKLLKVRTELIDSLQKKEHSQKVRLTDLFAEVGEKNNDLQLNSPFQIKTEILTKTEEFQNLFSTLSAKQIELTRQEHMIKLLQENNERAQKLRVRQEAKIAKLEEEIFALKNTISVYQDAVIPNNTLRRNLAIVEASRDAEFTDSLGFYVEERRKKRHIDISVKKYEK